One Armatimonadota bacterium DNA segment encodes these proteins:
- a CDS encoding heavy metal translocating P-type ATPase → SVVRARAREAPRRPRLREALTAASGVLLAAGLACALLGGPSPVCYGLYAAAISAGGFHVARAGLVALRGGTVDMSVLMTLAIIGAAAIGEWAEGAAVVCLFSLGNTLESQVMKRTRRAIGALLELAPARALVRRDGEEVVVAAEELARGDTIVVRPGERIATDGVVARGNSPVNQAPLTGESMPVPKGPGDPVYAGTINGLGALEVEVTRTAQDNTLASIIELVETAQAQKAPYQRAVDRFARHYTPVVVLGALLTALVPPLVTGQSFLPWIYRGLTLLILSCPCALVISTPVAVVAAINSAARSGVLVKGGAYLEALGRVRAMAFDKTGTLTGGRPEVTDVIPCEGATVGEVLELAAAIEEQSEHPIGRAIVTRAHRDGISVHGGREFAAIVGAGATALVDGKHAYAGSAGLFRERGAPLNRISQDLADLEASGKTVVVVGWEQQAIGVIGLADQPRPDAEAAIRSLRELGMGPLMMLTGDHHGTAEAISRRLGLDDYHAALLPADKVQVIAQLEEEYDGVVAVGDGINDAPALAAATVGVAMGATGSDAALENADVALMGDNLGKLPFAIRLARATVANIRQNVAISLAVKVGLLALAAPGLLTLWLAVVGDVGVSLVVIANGLRLLAARR, encoded by the coding sequence AGTCGGTGGTGCGAGCGCGCGCCCGCGAAGCGCCGCGGCGCCCGCGGCTGCGCGAGGCGCTGACCGCGGCCTCGGGGGTGCTGCTGGCGGCGGGTCTGGCGTGCGCGCTGCTCGGCGGGCCGTCCCCGGTCTGCTACGGCCTCTACGCGGCGGCGATCAGCGCCGGGGGCTTCCACGTCGCGCGCGCGGGGTTGGTGGCGCTGCGCGGCGGCACCGTGGACATGAGCGTGCTCATGACCCTCGCCATCATCGGCGCCGCCGCGATCGGTGAATGGGCGGAAGGCGCGGCAGTCGTGTGCTTGTTCTCGCTCGGGAACACGCTGGAGTCGCAGGTCATGAAGCGCACCCGCCGCGCTATCGGCGCTCTGCTCGAGCTGGCGCCCGCACGGGCGCTGGTGCGACGCGACGGCGAGGAGGTCGTAGTCGCGGCGGAAGAGTTGGCGCGCGGCGATACCATCGTCGTCCGCCCGGGCGAGCGCATCGCCACCGACGGCGTGGTGGCGCGCGGCAATTCGCCGGTCAACCAGGCGCCGCTGACGGGCGAATCCATGCCTGTACCCAAGGGCCCCGGCGACCCGGTGTATGCGGGTACCATCAACGGCCTTGGCGCCCTCGAGGTCGAGGTGACCAGGACCGCCCAAGACAACACCCTGGCGTCCATCATCGAGCTCGTGGAGACGGCCCAGGCGCAGAAGGCGCCCTATCAGCGCGCGGTAGACCGGTTCGCACGCCACTACACGCCGGTGGTGGTGCTGGGGGCGCTGCTGACGGCGCTGGTGCCGCCGTTGGTCACCGGGCAGTCCTTCCTGCCGTGGATCTATCGCGGCCTGACGCTGCTTATCCTCTCCTGCCCCTGTGCGCTGGTGATCTCGACCCCGGTGGCGGTGGTGGCGGCGATCAACAGCGCCGCCCGCAGCGGCGTGCTGGTCAAGGGCGGAGCATACCTCGAGGCCCTGGGGCGGGTTCGCGCCATGGCGTTCGACAAGACCGGCACCCTCACCGGCGGCCGGCCGGAGGTGACCGACGTCATCCCCTGCGAGGGGGCGACTGTGGGCGAGGTGCTGGAGCTGGCGGCCGCAATCGAGGAGCAATCCGAGCACCCCATCGGGCGCGCCATCGTCACCCGCGCGCACCGCGATGGCATCTCCGTTCACGGCGGCCGCGAGTTCGCGGCGATCGTTGGCGCCGGGGCCACCGCGCTGGTGGATGGCAAGCACGCCTACGCCGGGAGCGCCGGCCTGTTCCGCGAGCGGGGGGCCCCCCTCAACCGCATAAGCCAGGACCTTGCTGACTTGGAGGCGTCCGGCAAGACGGTGGTGGTGGTCGGCTGGGAGCAGCAGGCGATCGGCGTCATCGGCCTTGCCGACCAGCCGCGGCCGGACGCCGAGGCGGCGATACGCAGCCTGCGCGAGTTAGGCATGGGCCCGCTGATGATGCTGACCGGGGACCACCACGGCACCGCCGAGGCGATCAGTCGGCGACTGGGCCTGGACGACTACCACGCCGCGCTCCTGCCCGCCGACAAGGTGCAGGTGATCGCGCAGCTCGAGGAAGAGTACGACGGCGTAGTTGCGGTCGGCGATGGCATCAACGACGCCCCGGCCCTGGCGGCGGCGACCGTGGGCGTAGCGATGGGCGCCACCGGCAGCGACGCGGCGCTGGAGAACGCGGACGTTGCGCTCATGGGCGACAACCTGGGGAAGCTGCCGTTCGCGATCAGACTGGCACGCGCCACGGTAGCCAACATCCGCCAGAACGTCGCCATCTCGCTGGCGGTGAAGGTCGGGCTGCTGGCGCTCGCGGCGCCGGGGCTGCTCACGCTGTGGCTGGCGGTGGTGGGCGACGTCGGGGTGTCATTGGTGGTCATCGCCAACGGCCTGCGGCTGCTGGCGGCCCGGCGGTGA
- a CDS encoding Mut7-C RNAse domain-containing protein translates to MLLIADSMLGKLAKRLRMLGFDVGYEAWVDDRELVRRARAEGRVLLTRDTQLLRRRDLPPHVFIHSDHVGEQLAQVVSALELRLDRGAAFTRCIVCNGELASAPKESVRGQVPPYVFRTQDRFARCHGCSRIYWRGTHWQGMERGLAEMGVE, encoded by the coding sequence ATGCTCCTGATCGCCGATAGCATGCTCGGCAAGCTGGCCAAGCGCCTGCGCATGTTGGGGTTCGACGTCGGGTACGAGGCCTGGGTAGATGATCGCGAGCTGGTGCGGCGGGCGCGAGCCGAGGGGCGAGTGCTGCTCACGCGCGACACGCAGCTGCTGCGGCGGCGTGACCTGCCGCCCCACGTCTTCATCCACAGCGACCACGTGGGCGAGCAACTGGCGCAGGTCGTGAGCGCGCTGGAGCTCAGGCTCGACCGCGGCGCGGCATTCACGCGCTGCATCGTGTGCAACGGCGAGCTGGCGTCCGCGCCCAAGGAGTCGGTGCGCGGCCAAGTCCCGCCGTACGTCTTTCGGACTCAGGATCGGTTCGCGCGCTGCCATGGATGCAGCCGCATCTACTGGCGGGGCACGCACTGGCAGGGCATGGAGCGCGGGCTCGCCGAGATGGGTGTCGAGTAG
- a CDS encoding GAF domain-containing protein — MSSNDGEAGTGRRHEPNPELLLALWEHLPHRVIVLDGEGRIRRISPALANHIGAGEPELVGRAMAEISRDPAGRAWPPAGVTNPWWKGQLIELAAADRAGTFMRVTEASTLQTASACYQVIQLSPVGEWSSDRGFRQRELEAIAALSSAVCEPRDPDSILQVALDRAIGLLDMDLGMVGLVDGDQETVRVVARRQIAADALGDTVTFGSGAEIISAAVLTGHPLLIPDLQDTELDTPIRRLGCRGVAAAPIVLRGETVGAMVLGSLRPKEFSRRADDLLRIIGLQITIAVDHARLLRQEALRARQLEANVQELHHRVKNNLETLSAVLELARGIEGAQDLVDRLLERVETMAAVHSLMHEGTLGEKVDAAELVTQVATLVGDSCGHLGQRVTVTVNADESSLPARAATSLALITSELVSNALRHGYGQGGGEVRVRLKRSGEKVCLVVADDGSGMDEDAAPASSSMGLHIVRALVEHTLGGTLTIRRREPTKVSVRFTVAPEDGGAQEPKAAPDSSPHTAAPGTSSVAPGRA, encoded by the coding sequence GTGTCGAGCAACGACGGCGAAGCAGGGACAGGGCGAAGGCACGAGCCGAATCCGGAGCTGCTGCTTGCCCTGTGGGAGCACCTGCCGCACCGCGTTATCGTCCTCGACGGCGAGGGCCGCATTCGCAGGATCAGCCCCGCGCTGGCGAACCACATCGGCGCCGGCGAGCCGGAGCTGGTGGGGCGCGCCATGGCCGAGATTTCGCGTGACCCGGCGGGGCGAGCGTGGCCCCCTGCGGGGGTCACCAACCCGTGGTGGAAAGGCCAACTGATCGAGCTGGCGGCGGCCGATCGCGCCGGCACGTTCATGCGGGTGACGGAGGCCTCCACGCTGCAGACCGCAAGCGCCTGCTACCAGGTGATTCAGTTGAGCCCGGTGGGGGAGTGGAGCTCGGACCGCGGGTTCCGCCAGCGCGAGTTGGAGGCCATCGCCGCGTTGTCCTCCGCCGTGTGCGAGCCGCGCGACCCGGACTCCATTCTGCAGGTCGCCCTCGATCGGGCGATTGGGTTGCTCGACATGGACCTGGGAATGGTTGGCCTGGTTGACGGCGATCAGGAAACGGTGAGGGTTGTCGCCCGCCGCCAGATCGCTGCCGACGCACTCGGCGATACAGTGACCTTCGGCTCGGGCGCCGAGATCATAAGCGCCGCGGTTCTCACCGGTCACCCGCTGCTGATACCCGACTTGCAGGATACCGAGCTCGACACCCCCATCAGGCGGCTTGGGTGTCGCGGGGTTGCGGCGGCGCCCATCGTCCTGCGCGGCGAGACAGTGGGGGCCATGGTGCTGGGGTCGCTGCGCCCAAAGGAATTCAGCCGTCGGGCCGACGATCTCCTGCGCATCATCGGCTTGCAGATCACGATCGCCGTGGATCACGCGCGGTTGCTGCGCCAGGAGGCGCTGCGCGCGCGGCAGCTGGAAGCCAACGTGCAGGAGCTCCACCACCGCGTCAAGAATAACCTGGAAACCCTGTCGGCGGTGCTCGAGTTGGCGCGCGGTATCGAGGGTGCGCAGGACCTGGTTGACCGCTTGCTCGAGCGCGTGGAGACCATGGCGGCCGTGCACAGCCTGATGCATGAGGGCACACTGGGCGAGAAAGTGGACGCGGCCGAGCTGGTTACTCAGGTAGCGACGCTGGTGGGTGACAGCTGCGGCCATCTCGGGCAGCGGGTGACGGTCACCGTCAACGCCGACGAATCCAGCCTGCCGGCGCGGGCCGCGACTTCGTTGGCCTTGATCACCAGCGAGCTGGTCAGCAACGCGCTCCGCCACGGCTACGGGCAGGGGGGCGGCGAGGTGCGGGTGCGGCTGAAGCGCAGCGGGGAGAAGGTGTGCCTGGTGGTAGCGGACGACGGCAGCGGGATGGATGAGGACGCCGCCCCCGCCAGCAGCTCGATGGGGCTGCACATCGTCCGCGCGCTGGTCGAACACACCCTGGGCGGGACCTTGACCATCCGCCGCCGGGAGCCCACCAAGGTCTCGGTTCGATTCACGGTCGCGCCCGAGGACGGCGGCGCGCAGGAACCGAAGGCCGCCCCCGACTCGAGCCCCCACACCGCCGCCCCCGGCACGTCGTCAGTCGCACCGGGCCGCGCCTAG
- the amrB gene encoding AmmeMemoRadiSam system protein B: MSDQRPKLRPVEAFPSLRGGRRVIVLRDAGGLSERTVAVAPEICFLLTLLDGTHTLREVQVEYARASGQLLLSDQLERIVRELDANLLLEGDTLERFAREQREEFARLTVRPASHAGKAYPADAGLLREQLRSYFAVAGINNPVADEDRATRPAALMAPHIDFARGGPCYAHAYRHLAESAAPAPGLLVIFGTAHSAPASPYVLTRKDFATPFGLVRTDARIMDALEQRWPPARELYRDELSHRGEHSVEFQVVFAQYALGAERMPPMIPILCAPVRAPSPREDPQAEGFLTALRAVLQQHAPDACLIAGADLSHIGQRFGDRGVLTSGALEAAERGDRRLLACAEEVDADGLCRAAREETGARNVCGVPPIYALLRVTGARAGRLLRYEQALERPAQSMVSFAAMVFR; encoded by the coding sequence ATGTCCGACCAACGTCCCAAGCTCAGGCCGGTAGAGGCTTTCCCCTCGCTGCGCGGCGGTCGCCGGGTGATCGTCTTGCGCGACGCTGGCGGTCTATCCGAGCGCACGGTCGCGGTCGCGCCCGAGATCTGCTTCCTGCTGACACTGCTCGACGGCACCCACACCCTGCGCGAGGTGCAGGTGGAATACGCTCGCGCCTCCGGGCAGCTGCTGTTGTCGGATCAGCTCGAGCGCATCGTGCGCGAGCTTGACGCGAACCTGCTGCTGGAGGGGGACACGCTCGAGCGCTTCGCGCGGGAGCAGCGGGAGGAGTTCGCGCGGCTGACCGTGCGGCCCGCGTCACACGCCGGCAAGGCCTACCCCGCGGATGCCGGACTCCTGCGCGAGCAACTCCGCAGCTACTTCGCGGTCGCCGGGATCAACAATCCCGTGGCCGACGAGGACCGGGCGACCCGGCCGGCGGCCCTGATGGCCCCGCATATTGACTTCGCACGCGGTGGGCCGTGCTATGCCCACGCCTATCGCCACCTGGCCGAATCCGCGGCTCCGGCGCCGGGGCTGTTGGTCATCTTCGGCACCGCCCACAGCGCGCCTGCCTCACCCTACGTGCTCACGCGCAAGGACTTCGCCACCCCCTTCGGCTTGGTGCGCACCGATGCCCGGATAATGGATGCCCTGGAGCAGCGCTGGCCTCCAGCCAGGGAGCTCTATCGCGACGAGCTTAGCCACCGCGGCGAGCACTCCGTCGAGTTCCAGGTGGTATTCGCGCAGTACGCCCTGGGGGCCGAACGCATGCCGCCGATGATTCCCATCCTGTGCGCGCCGGTGCGGGCCCCGTCGCCGCGGGAGGACCCGCAGGCCGAGGGGTTCCTGACGGCGCTGCGAGCGGTGCTGCAGCAGCACGCACCCGACGCATGCCTCATCGCCGGGGCCGACCTGAGTCACATCGGGCAGCGGTTCGGCGACCGCGGGGTGTTGACCTCGGGCGCGCTGGAGGCCGCGGAACGCGGGGATCGCCGGCTCCTGGCCTGCGCCGAAGAGGTGGATGCCGATGGTCTGTGCCGCGCCGCACGCGAGGAAACGGGCGCGCGCAACGTCTGTGGAGTGCCGCCGATCTACGCCTTGCTGCGTGTAACCGGCGCCCGAGCCGGGCGCCTGCTGCGCTACGAGCAGGCGCTGGAGCGGCCGGCGCAGTCAATGGTATCATTCGCGGCGATGGTGTTTCGCTAG
- a CDS encoding alkaline phosphatase family protein: MHKLVALGLAVICLAAAMAASAVAADYDAATVGRQADGRVVVPTNQVLDPAGLQVEFPGRPTDLALSPDGRLLAVLNSKDLVLIRVRDRAVMQTLPLPSGGHGFGGIVWSPDGRSIFTSASEAQVNRATFAAGVATFGPPIALPGPGPSGYSAPGGLALSADGATLYVCLSRNNTLGVVDLASGKLTAQIPVGVAPYGVTLAGGIAYVTNWGGRRPATGEPSAQTSGTPVLIDPKTGATSSGTVSVVDLARGEELTQVEVGLHPCGLALNRDASRLFVANANSDTVSVIDTSARTVVEMIALAPAEALPFGSAPNAVALSPDERTLYVANGGNNAVGVVELGAPAGGPEALRASRVAGFIPVGWYPGAVRVSADGKLFVANVKGVGSLTPVIAADRMLPSPGAQARDGGSEARLARSVYDARGSVSVIPAPDQADLAGYTERVARANRLSPGQALASLPASGPATAVPVPVRPGERSVFKHVIYIIKENRTYDQVLGDMPQGDGEPSLVHFGEEVTPNHHKLAREFVLLDNFYCSGVLSADGHQWTDEAYVTDYIEKSFGGFRRSYPYNGGDALAYASSGFLWDNALAHGLTFRDYGEFVQAEIDPPTASWTDIYADYLAGDAREPKVKIRARPGVATLEPYLCPTYIGFPGKVQDVYRAREFIKELREFEATGELPNLIMMLLPNDHTSGLQPGLPTPRAMVADNDLALGRIVEAVSHSRFWPQTCIFVVEDDPQAGLDHVDGHRTVAFVISPYTKRGAVDRTNYNQTSMVRTIELILGLPPMNQFDLSATPMASCFTERADFAPYTAVPNRIPLDELNPPLNALSGVQRYWALRSLALPLDDVDKADEDTLNRILWHSVKGYETPYPRLAAVEAP; the protein is encoded by the coding sequence ATGCATAAGCTGGTTGCTCTGGGTCTAGCGGTGATATGCCTGGCGGCGGCGATGGCGGCGTCCGCCGTCGCGGCGGACTACGATGCGGCCACGGTGGGACGGCAAGCGGACGGCCGGGTGGTCGTGCCGACCAACCAGGTGCTCGACCCCGCCGGGTTGCAGGTCGAGTTTCCGGGGCGGCCGACGGACCTGGCGCTGAGCCCGGACGGGCGCCTGTTGGCGGTCCTCAACAGCAAGGACCTGGTGCTGATACGCGTTCGCGACCGGGCGGTCATGCAGACCCTGCCGCTGCCGTCGGGGGGCCATGGGTTTGGCGGGATTGTGTGGTCGCCCGATGGCCGTTCGATTTTCACCTCCGCCTCCGAGGCGCAAGTCAATCGCGCGACCTTCGCGGCCGGGGTGGCAACCTTCGGCCCGCCAATCGCGCTGCCGGGGCCGGGCCCCAGCGGCTATTCGGCGCCAGGGGGGCTGGCGCTCAGCGCCGACGGCGCGACTCTCTACGTCTGCCTGAGTCGCAATAACACCCTGGGCGTAGTGGACCTCGCCAGCGGCAAGCTCACGGCCCAGATCCCGGTGGGGGTCGCGCCCTACGGAGTGACGCTGGCGGGCGGGATCGCGTACGTGACCAACTGGGGCGGGCGTCGTCCCGCGACGGGCGAGCCGAGCGCCCAGACCTCCGGCACGCCGGTGTTGATTGATCCGAAGACCGGCGCCACGAGCAGCGGCACGGTGTCGGTGGTGGATTTGGCGCGCGGCGAGGAGCTGACGCAAGTCGAGGTCGGCCTGCACCCGTGCGGGCTTGCGCTCAATCGGGATGCGAGCCGCCTGTTCGTGGCCAATGCCAACAGCGACACCGTGTCGGTCATAGATACCTCGGCGCGGACGGTGGTCGAGATGATCGCGCTCGCGCCCGCCGAAGCGCTGCCCTTCGGCAGCGCACCCAATGCGGTTGCCCTGAGCCCGGATGAGCGCACGCTCTACGTCGCCAACGGGGGTAATAACGCGGTGGGAGTGGTGGAGCTCGGCGCGCCGGCCGGCGGCCCGGAAGCGCTGCGCGCCAGCCGCGTCGCCGGTTTCATCCCCGTCGGGTGGTATCCCGGAGCCGTGCGGGTGAGCGCCGACGGCAAGCTGTTCGTCGCCAACGTCAAGGGCGTGGGGTCGCTGACCCCGGTGATCGCCGCCGACCGAATGCTGCCCTCCCCCGGCGCGCAGGCGCGGGACGGCGGTTCCGAGGCGCGGTTGGCGCGCAGCGTATACGACGCGCGAGGTTCGGTTTCCGTCATTCCGGCGCCCGACCAGGCCGACTTGGCGGGATACACCGAGCGCGTCGCTCGCGCAAACAGGCTGTCGCCGGGGCAGGCGCTCGCAAGCCTGCCGGCGAGCGGGCCGGCGACAGCGGTGCCGGTGCCGGTGCGCCCCGGCGAGCGCTCGGTCTTCAAGCACGTCATCTACATCATCAAGGAGAACCGCACCTACGACCAGGTGCTGGGCGACATGCCGCAGGGCGACGGCGAGCCGTCGCTGGTGCACTTCGGCGAGGAGGTGACACCCAACCACCACAAGTTGGCGCGGGAGTTCGTCCTGCTGGACAACTTCTACTGCAGCGGGGTGCTGAGCGCCGACGGGCATCAGTGGACCGACGAAGCCTACGTCACCGACTACATCGAGAAATCCTTCGGCGGGTTCCGGCGCAGCTATCCCTATAACGGCGGCGATGCCCTGGCCTACGCGAGCTCGGGATTCCTGTGGGACAACGCGCTGGCGCACGGCTTGACCTTCCGCGACTACGGCGAGTTCGTGCAGGCGGAGATTGACCCGCCCACCGCAAGCTGGACCGACATCTACGCGGACTATCTGGCGGGGGACGCCCGCGAGCCGAAGGTCAAGATCCGCGCGCGGCCGGGGGTGGCGACCTTGGAGCCATATCTATGCCCGACCTACATCGGCTTCCCCGGCAAGGTGCAGGATGTCTATCGCGCGCGGGAGTTCATCAAGGAGCTGCGTGAGTTCGAGGCCACCGGCGAGCTGCCGAACCTCATCATGATGCTGCTGCCGAACGACCACACCAGCGGCCTGCAGCCGGGCTTGCCCACCCCGCGCGCGATGGTGGCCGACAATGACCTGGCGCTGGGGCGCATCGTCGAGGCGGTGTCGCACAGCCGCTTCTGGCCGCAGACGTGCATCTTCGTGGTCGAGGACGACCCCCAGGCAGGCCTCGACCACGTGGACGGCCATCGCACCGTCGCCTTTGTCATCAGCCCCTACACCAAGCGCGGCGCGGTGGACCGCACCAACTACAACCAGACCAGCATGGTGCGCACCATCGAGCTCATTCTCGGCCTGCCGCCGATGAACCAGTTCGACCTGTCGGCGACGCCGATGGCGTCTTGCTTCACCGAGCGGGCCGATTTCGCGCCCTACACCGCCGTGCCCAACCGCATCCCCTTGGACGAGCTGAACCCCCCGCTCAACGCCCTCTCCGGGGTGCAGCGCTACTGGGCGTTGAGGTCGCTGGCGCTGCCACTCGACGACGTGGATAAGGCCGACGAGGACACCCTCAACCGCATCCTCTGGCACTCGGTGAAGGGATACGAGACGCCTTACCCGCGGCTGGCGGCGGTCGAGGCGCCCTGA
- a CDS encoding SGNH/GDSL hydrolase family protein has product MDDLCFQDGQKVLFIGDSITDCGRRDTAPPLGQGYVKFLHDLIVGGWPERKLTWVNQGIGGNTILDLQGRWEQDIIGETPDWLCVKVGINDLHRHLAGVPEGVPPGRFRQAYEDILTQAATKIEPRLILITPFYISVDRDGESPQSAVLELLPEYLGVVEEMGAKYGARLVRLQPMFERQLRYRPAATFCPEPVHPNATGHLLIAQEVLRVLCA; this is encoded by the coding sequence ATGGATGATTTATGCTTTCAGGACGGGCAGAAGGTGCTTTTCATCGGCGACAGCATCACCGACTGCGGCCGCCGCGACACGGCGCCGCCGCTGGGTCAGGGCTACGTCAAGTTTCTGCACGACCTCATCGTCGGCGGTTGGCCCGAGCGCAAGCTGACCTGGGTCAACCAGGGGATAGGCGGCAACACTATCCTTGACTTGCAGGGGCGCTGGGAGCAGGATATTATCGGGGAGACGCCGGATTGGCTCTGCGTCAAGGTCGGCATCAATGACCTGCATCGCCACCTCGCGGGCGTGCCCGAGGGCGTCCCGCCGGGCCGCTTTCGCCAAGCCTACGAGGATATTCTGACCCAGGCTGCGACCAAGATCGAGCCGCGGCTGATCCTGATCACACCCTTCTACATCAGCGTTGACCGCGATGGGGAGTCGCCGCAGTCGGCGGTGCTCGAGCTGCTGCCGGAATACCTGGGGGTGGTGGAGGAGATGGGGGCGAAGTACGGTGCGCGGCTGGTGCGCCTGCAGCCGATGTTCGAGCGGCAACTGCGCTACCGCCCGGCGGCAACCTTCTGCCCGGAGCCGGTGCATCCCAACGCCACCGGGCATCTGCTCATCGCACAGGAGGTGCTGCGGGTACTCTGCGCGTGA
- a CDS encoding glycosyltransferase, translating to MVDYPPLNLDHLLTLTDTTGIIQHAIFSIPNRKTGYTTDDNARALMVALQHHQVAQGRASSHLTATYLSFLHYAQRPDGKFHNFMSYEQSFLDDEGSHDCFGRAVAACAYTIYAPVHENIKRSARDILSRAQPWFDRLDSLRGSAHLMHALYYLARADGTVRHVEKTVRHICDFYLRAYDHQSGPDWRWFESILCYTNAALPAALFLAYELLGEESWLAVARESLDFLHQTTAANGYLDLVGNHGWWVRGRERARFDQQPVDAASFVDCCLAAWRATSEDRYRQWAIMGLDWFLGRNATGVALYDPATGGCADALIEEGVNWNQGAESTIAFLHAYLSVLLADALPGLRPAVVSNHEDGL from the coding sequence GTGGTTGACTATCCACCGCTCAATCTCGATCACCTGCTTACCCTTACCGACACCACAGGCATCATCCAGCACGCCATCTTCTCCATCCCCAACCGCAAGACCGGCTACACCACCGACGACAACGCCCGGGCGCTCATGGTTGCGCTCCAGCATCACCAGGTGGCGCAGGGGCGTGCCAGCTCGCATCTCACCGCCACCTATCTGTCCTTCCTGCACTACGCCCAGCGCCCGGACGGCAAGTTCCACAACTTCATGTCCTACGAGCAGAGCTTCCTGGACGACGAGGGCTCGCATGATTGCTTTGGCCGCGCCGTCGCCGCCTGCGCCTACACCATTTATGCTCCGGTTCACGAGAACATCAAGCGCAGCGCGCGCGATATCCTGAGCCGCGCCCAGCCGTGGTTCGACCGTCTCGACTCCCTGCGCGGCTCCGCTCACCTGATGCACGCCCTCTACTACCTCGCGCGCGCCGACGGCACGGTGCGCCATGTCGAGAAGACGGTTCGCCACATCTGCGACTTCTATCTGCGAGCCTACGATCACCAGAGCGGGCCCGACTGGCGCTGGTTCGAGAGCATCCTGTGCTATACCAATGCCGCATTGCCGGCGGCGCTCTTCCTGGCCTACGAGTTGCTGGGGGAGGAATCGTGGCTCGCGGTGGCGCGGGAATCGCTTGATTTTCTCCACCAGACCACCGCCGCCAACGGCTATCTCGACCTGGTGGGCAATCACGGCTGGTGGGTGCGCGGCCGTGAGCGCGCGCGTTTCGACCAGCAGCCGGTGGATGCCGCCTCCTTCGTTGACTGCTGCCTGGCGGCGTGGCGGGCGACCAGCGAAGATCGCTACCGCCAGTGGGCGATCATGGGGCTGGACTGGTTCCTGGGACGTAACGCCACCGGCGTGGCGCTTTACGATCCCGCCACCGGTGGCTGCGCCGACGCCCTGATCGAGGAAGGCGTCAATTGGAATCAGGGCGCGGAATCCACCATTGCCTTCCTGCACGCATACCTGAGCGTGCTCCTCGCCGACGCCCTGCCGGGGCTCAGGCCCGCGGTGGTCTCCAACCACGAAGACGGGTTATGA
- a CDS encoding glycosyltransferase family 4 protein encodes MATFPPTECGIATFTEDLTRAVNRQHALPHSVVIAVSPDESAPSYPSHVKLAISRDNAADYLRAAEYVNRSAVDLVCIQHEFGIFGGAWGYHVIPFLEALHKPAVATLHTVLRRPAPEPKEITQELCRLCHSVVVMNSIAAHVLQETYGVPANKIRHIHHGAPKFSPHLARRKKARLKLIGRKVISTFGLISPGKGIEYVIQAMPAVVERHPDALYLILGETHPGVRRHSGESYREMLERTSAELGMQGHILFDNRYLTKPQLISYLEATDIYVTPYLNPEQMVSGALCYAVAAGLPIISTPYLYAFETLGNGRGMIVDFRDPTGIAECINLLLESPTLRALMTARTLDFGRRLLWDHVGAEHVAYFREMVAAPAVRGAGRAPATYGAAQTSPASVLPLAADGRK; translated from the coding sequence ATGGCGACGTTTCCCCCCACCGAGTGCGGCATCGCCACCTTCACCGAGGACCTCACGCGCGCGGTGAACCGCCAGCACGCGCTGCCGCACTCGGTGGTGATCGCGGTCAGCCCCGACGAATCCGCGCCCAGCTATCCATCGCACGTGAAGCTGGCGATCTCGCGCGACAACGCCGCCGACTACCTGCGGGCGGCGGAGTACGTCAACCGCTCGGCGGTGGACCTGGTCTGCATCCAACACGAGTTCGGCATCTTCGGCGGCGCCTGGGGCTACCATGTGATCCCGTTTCTGGAGGCGCTGCATAAGCCGGCGGTGGCGACCCTGCACACGGTGCTGCGCCGCCCCGCCCCCGAGCCGAAGGAGATCACCCAGGAGCTGTGCCGCCTGTGCCACTCGGTGGTGGTGATGAACAGCATCGCCGCCCACGTGCTGCAGGAAACCTACGGCGTGCCCGCCAACAAGATTCGCCACATCCACCACGGCGCGCCCAAGTTCAGCCCACATCTGGCACGCAGGAAGAAGGCGCGGCTCAAGCTCATCGGGCGCAAGGTCATCTCCACCTTCGGGCTCATCAGCCCCGGCAAGGGCATCGAGTACGTCATCCAGGCCATGCCGGCGGTAGTCGAGCGCCACCCCGACGCACTGTATCTCATCCTGGGCGAGACCCACCCCGGGGTGCGCCGCCACTCGGGGGAGAGCTACCGCGAGATGTTGGAGCGCACCAGCGCCGAGTTGGGGATGCAGGGGCACATCCTGTTCGACAATCGCTATCTAACCAAGCCCCAGCTCATCTCGTACCTGGAGGCGACGGACATCTATGTTACGCCCTACCTCAACCCCGAGCAGATGGTGAGTGGGGCGCTGTGCTACGCGGTGGCGGCGGGGCTGCCCATCATCAGTACGCCCTACCTGTACGCCTTCGAGACGCTGGGCAACGGCCGGGGCATGATCGTGGACTTTCGCGACCCCACGGGCATCGCCGAGTGCATCAACCTGTTGCTGGAATCCCCCACCCTACGCGCGCTCATGACGGCGCGCACACTCGACTTCGGCCGCCGCCTGCTGTGGGATCACGTCGGCGCCGAGCACGTGGCTTACTTCCGCGAGATGGTGGCCGCGCCCGCGGTCCGCGGGGCGGGCCGCGCGCCCGCGACCTACGGCGCCGCGCAGACGTCCCCGGCCTCGGTCCTGCCGCTGGCCGCCGATGGGAGGAAATAG